One Methanoculleus sp. 7T genomic window carries:
- the hisI gene encoding phosphoribosyl-AMP cyclohydrolase, which produces MEIQFKNGLVPVIVQDKRTREVLMLAYANAEALDLTKSTGYAHYYSRSRQKLWKKGEESGHVQRVCRILVDCDADAILYEVEQVGAACHTGHASCFYRTVEGEEIAGLVFDPEKVYANKGE; this is translated from the coding sequence ATGGAGATACAATTCAAGAACGGATTGGTGCCTGTCATCGTGCAGGATAAGCGAACGCGTGAGGTGCTGATGCTTGCCTACGCAAACGCTGAGGCGCTGGACCTCACCAAGAGCACCGGATACGCACACTACTACAGCAGGAGCAGACAGAAACTCTGGAAGAAGGGAGAGGAGAGCGGGCATGTCCAGCGGGTCTGCCGGATACTCGTCGACTGCGACGCGGATGCGATCCTCTACGAGGTCGAACAGGTCGGCGCGGCCTGCCACACCGGCCATGCCTCGTGTTTCTACCGAACGGTCGAAGGCGAGGAGATCGCCGGATTGGTCTTTGATCCGGAGAAGGTATACGCTAATAAGGGTGAATGA
- a CDS encoding type II/IV secretion system ATPase subunit: MRTDEDEERELIATVRNLLAQSGKPEGGYGDAVTTPAGLEPIPPEDLPDAGEVQIGAAEEVQIEAPETDEPGFGGMDEIKPESSSEPAPQKRAGIRSLIDSVIRSGNAGSRRASEDEDPVRALLDRIEKSEADAGEERSMAAPAASPPAHHDTFGLLNRMKGWREAETHPPKTSEGSVVAAVDEPEPSEDLSSGVVSVEDLGNLADLILPKSATFTVEELNINRNEHHFDFVDNARVVSEFDDLFSKAFSSASLAAAAASAAVPAEEVPEPRFGFLKKFQLPKVGEVIEEYNPAIHGPLVDLSRRPSPGLEEIELYPVNEPYAYVRVTYDGTTHEYVYHVLEPVLTPGEQELFGEIKERLFETLNITTRDLNRDEARKALRDSANTIIADYGIRIEPVGREKILYHVEKEFLGDGLIDPVMHDKYIEDISCDGVGSAIFVYHTTYESMKTSLVYQNHVELDSFVTKLAQRAGKYISIAEPMLDATMSDGSRIQMTLGSEVTAHGSTFTIRKFREEPITPTDLIEWHTFSPLGIAFLWLAVENAKSCIFAGGTASGKTTTLNAISLFIPPLAKIVTLEDTRELKLPHPNWIPSITRDSFSQDGRGEIDMYELLRAALRQRPEYILVGEVRGREALTLFQAMSTGHVTYATMHADSVASAVHRLENPPINVPRNMLSALSLMSIQVQARVGGQRIRRNKQLIEILDIDPRTNELITNEVFRWHPATDEIRYSGKSYILEQIMEDRGWSEERMQEELKRRQEVLEWMRIKKIRYFRDVSKILVSYFRDPETVVQRVRADLYGEGGSA, encoded by the coding sequence ATGAGAACAGATGAAGATGAAGAACGTGAATTGATAGCAACGGTCAGAAATCTTCTCGCACAATCCGGGAAACCGGAGGGCGGCTACGGGGATGCCGTGACGACGCCTGCAGGCCTCGAACCGATACCGCCGGAGGACCTGCCCGATGCGGGAGAGGTCCAAATAGGGGCTGCAGAAGAGGTCCAAATAGAGGCTCCGGAGACCGATGAACCCGGGTTCGGCGGGATGGATGAGATAAAACCCGAGTCGTCCTCCGAACCGGCGCCGCAGAAGAGAGCGGGTATCCGTTCGCTCATCGACTCGGTGATCCGGTCCGGGAACGCCGGGAGCCGGCGCGCATCCGAAGATGAGGACCCCGTCAGGGCGCTCCTCGACCGGATCGAGAAGAGCGAGGCGGACGCGGGGGAGGAGAGGAGTATGGCCGCACCGGCGGCCTCCCCGCCGGCGCACCACGATACCTTCGGTCTCCTCAACCGGATGAAGGGGTGGCGGGAGGCGGAGACTCACCCGCCGAAAACCTCCGAGGGGTCCGTGGTCGCGGCGGTCGACGAACCCGAACCCTCCGAGGACCTCTCTTCCGGAGTGGTATCCGTCGAGGACCTCGGGAATCTGGCCGACCTGATCCTCCCGAAGAGCGCGACGTTCACAGTCGAGGAACTGAATATCAACCGTAACGAACACCATTTTGATTTCGTCGATAACGCCCGGGTCGTATCCGAGTTCGACGACCTCTTCTCCAAGGCCTTCTCCTCCGCCTCGCTTGCCGCAGCCGCGGCGAGCGCGGCGGTCCCGGCCGAAGAGGTCCCCGAGCCTCGGTTCGGGTTCCTGAAGAAGTTCCAACTCCCGAAGGTCGGGGAGGTTATCGAGGAGTACAACCCCGCCATCCACGGGCCGCTCGTCGACCTCTCGAGGCGGCCTTCGCCGGGACTTGAGGAGATCGAACTCTACCCGGTGAACGAGCCGTATGCCTACGTCCGGGTGACCTACGACGGCACGACGCACGAGTACGTCTACCACGTCCTCGAACCCGTGCTCACCCCCGGCGAGCAGGAACTCTTCGGAGAGATCAAGGAGCGCCTCTTTGAGACGCTCAACATCACCACGCGGGACCTCAACCGCGACGAAGCAAGGAAGGCGCTCCGCGACTCGGCGAACACCATCATCGCCGATTACGGGATCCGCATCGAGCCGGTCGGGCGGGAGAAGATCCTCTACCATGTGGAGAAGGAGTTCCTCGGCGACGGGCTGATCGACCCGGTGATGCACGACAAATACATCGAGGATATCTCCTGCGACGGCGTAGGAAGCGCGATCTTCGTCTACCACACGACCTACGAGTCGATGAAGACGAGCCTCGTCTACCAGAACCACGTGGAGCTTGACTCGTTCGTCACGAAACTCGCGCAGCGGGCCGGAAAATACATCTCCATCGCAGAACCGATGCTGGACGCCACGATGAGCGACGGGTCGCGTATCCAGATGACGCTCGGGTCGGAGGTGACCGCTCACGGCTCGACGTTCACGATCCGGAAGTTCCGCGAGGAGCCGATCACGCCGACGGACCTCATCGAGTGGCACACCTTCTCGCCGCTCGGGATCGCCTTCCTCTGGCTTGCGGTCGAGAACGCCAAGTCCTGCATATTCGCCGGCGGAACGGCGTCGGGGAAGACGACGACCTTGAACGCCATATCGCTCTTCATCCCGCCGCTCGCTAAGATCGTGACGCTTGAAGATACCCGTGAGTTGAAACTCCCTCACCCGAACTGGATCCCGAGCATCACCCGAGACTCGTTCTCGCAGGACGGGCGGGGCGAGATCGATATGTACGAACTCCTGCGTGCCGCTCTCCGGCAGCGTCCCGAGTACATCCTGGTCGGCGAGGTCCGTGGCCGCGAGGCCCTGACCCTCTTCCAGGCGATGAGCACCGGGCACGTCACGTACGCGACGATGCACGCCGACTCGGTGGCGAGCGCCGTTCACCGTCTGGAGAACCCGCCGATCAACGTGCCGAGGAACATGCTCTCGGCGCTCTCCCTGATGTCCATCCAGGTGCAGGCCCGGGTGGGCGGCCAGCGGATCCGGCGGAACAAGCAGCTCATCGAGATCTTGGATATCGACCCCCGGACAAACGAGTTGATCACGAACGAGGTCTTCCGGTGGCACCCTGCAACCGACGAGATCCGTTACTCCGGGAAGTCCTACATCCTTGAGCAGATCATGGAGGACCGGGGATGGAGCGAGGAGCGGATGCAGGAAGAACTGAAACGGCGCCAGGAAGTGCTTGAGTGGATGCGCATCAAGAAGATCCGCTACTTCCGTGACGTGAGCAAGATCCTGGTCTCTTACTTCCGGGACCCGGAGACGGTCGTCCAGCGTGTGCGTGCCGATCTCTACGGGGAAGGTGGTTCCGCATGA
- a CDS encoding A24 family peptidase C-terminal domain-containing protein: MILPPVIAVPLMLAAVAIGVTLVYASILDARERRVPHRTWRPALALAVPAAVWVYGLTLLADWRMTAGYLILVAVFCGFFYFFQAANLFGGADAYALIIITACIPFFPIEPYFGTPPLGFFPFTVLTNAVLINIIAPVAILAKNLLQGNRAPLPCLFLGFPVDGNKIQNEFGFVMEDIEEQDGRLVRQFVGFTESLRRMVRGERRVYTKNLRLHPEDYQSELALYRKAGRVWISYGIPFIIPITAGFLTALFMGDILFVIMKTLAGM, from the coding sequence ATGATTCTTCCGCCCGTGATCGCCGTCCCGCTCATGCTTGCAGCGGTTGCGATAGGAGTCACGCTCGTCTACGCCTCAATCCTTGACGCAAGGGAGCGCCGGGTACCTCACAGGACCTGGCGTCCCGCGCTCGCACTCGCGGTTCCGGCGGCCGTCTGGGTATACGGGCTGACCCTTCTCGCGGATTGGCGGATGACGGCAGGATACCTCATTCTGGTCGCTGTCTTCTGCGGATTTTTTTACTTCTTCCAGGCCGCAAACCTCTTTGGGGGAGCGGATGCGTATGCTCTCATCATCATCACCGCATGCATCCCGTTCTTCCCCATCGAACCATACTTCGGTACCCCGCCTCTCGGGTTCTTCCCCTTCACCGTGCTCACGAACGCCGTACTCATCAACATCATAGCACCGGTCGCAATACTCGCGAAGAACCTGCTCCAGGGAAACCGGGCTCCGCTACCCTGCCTTTTCCTCGGCTTCCCCGTTGACGGAAACAAGATCCAGAACGAATTCGGTTTTGTCATGGAAGATATCGAAGAGCAGGACGGCCGGCTCGTCAGGCAGTTCGTCGGCTTTACCGAGTCGCTTCGGCGCATGGTGCGGGGAGAGAGAAGGGTATACACAAAGAACCTCAGACTGCACCCCGAAGACTACCAAAGCGAACTTGCACTCTATCGGAAGGCCGGCAGGGTCTGGATATCCTACGGCATTCCGTTCATCATACCGATCACGGCGGGATTCCTGACTGCACTGTTCATGGGTGACATACTCTTTGTAATCATGAAGACTCTCGCAGGAATGTGA